Proteins encoded by one window of Kribbella flavida DSM 17836:
- a CDS encoding acyl-CoA carboxylase subunit beta — protein sequence MTTAPVKPAKLPREQDPRNPVARLTALLDPGSLDLITPDDLSGMLAVRGTISGAPVVAFCSDATVMGGAMGDAGCDVVVTAYQVARQEELPIIGLWHSGGARLAEGVLSLHAVGKIFFEMTQASGKIPQISVVLGPAAGGAAYGPALTDVVVLGPEGRIFVTGPDVVRSVTGEDVDMLRLGGPEPHGRRSGVVHITTDSEAAAIEQARRLADLFANQGEVSGDVPDTDLSGLLPESAKRAYDVHPLVGGVLDEDSGVELHQRWAPNIVTTLGRLGGRTVGVIANNPLRLGGCLDALSAEKAARFVRMCDAFGVPMVVLVDVPGYLPGVGQEWDGVVRRGAKLLHAFAESVVPRVTLVTRKTYGGAYIAMNARSLGATRVFAWPRAEVAVMGAVAAIRILHRRKLAEVPVELRPQVEAELAAEHEKIAGGIERAREIGVVDEVVEPAKTRSALAAAIAAAESTGRVRGRHGNIPL from the coding sequence ATGACCACCGCCCCCGTGAAACCGGCCAAACTGCCGCGCGAGCAGGACCCGCGTAACCCGGTCGCCCGGCTGACGGCCCTGCTCGACCCGGGTTCGCTCGACCTGATCACCCCGGACGACCTGTCCGGCATGCTCGCGGTCCGCGGCACGATCTCCGGTGCGCCGGTGGTCGCGTTCTGCTCCGACGCCACCGTGATGGGCGGCGCGATGGGCGACGCGGGCTGCGACGTGGTCGTGACGGCGTACCAGGTGGCGCGGCAGGAGGAACTGCCGATCATCGGGTTGTGGCACTCCGGCGGCGCCCGGCTGGCCGAGGGCGTGCTCAGCCTGCACGCGGTCGGCAAGATCTTCTTCGAGATGACCCAGGCCTCGGGCAAGATCCCGCAGATCTCGGTGGTGCTCGGCCCGGCCGCCGGCGGCGCGGCGTACGGGCCGGCGCTGACCGACGTGGTGGTGCTCGGGCCGGAGGGCCGGATCTTCGTCACCGGCCCGGACGTCGTTCGCTCGGTCACCGGCGAGGACGTCGACATGCTGCGGCTGGGCGGTCCCGAGCCGCACGGCCGGCGGTCCGGGGTCGTGCACATCACCACCGACTCCGAGGCGGCCGCGATCGAGCAGGCCCGCCGGCTGGCCGACCTGTTCGCGAACCAGGGCGAGGTGTCCGGCGACGTCCCGGACACCGACCTGTCCGGCCTGCTGCCGGAGTCGGCCAAGCGCGCGTACGACGTCCATCCGCTGGTCGGCGGCGTGCTCGACGAGGACTCCGGCGTCGAGCTGCACCAGCGGTGGGCGCCGAACATCGTCACCACGCTCGGCCGGCTCGGCGGGCGCACGGTCGGCGTGATCGCCAACAACCCGTTGCGGCTGGGCGGCTGCCTGGACGCGCTGAGCGCGGAGAAGGCGGCCCGGTTCGTCCGGATGTGCGACGCGTTCGGCGTCCCGATGGTCGTGCTGGTCGACGTCCCGGGCTACCTGCCGGGGGTCGGCCAGGAGTGGGACGGCGTCGTCCGCCGGGGTGCCAAGCTGCTGCACGCGTTCGCGGAGTCCGTCGTACCGCGGGTCACGCTGGTCACCCGCAAGACCTACGGCGGCGCCTACATCGCGATGAACGCGCGCTCGCTCGGCGCGACCCGGGTGTTCGCCTGGCCGCGGGCCGAGGTGGCGGTGATGGGCGCGGTGGCCGCGATCCGGATCCTGCACCGGCGCAAGCTGGCCGAGGTCCCGGTGGAGCTGCGGCCGCAGGTCGAGGCCGAGCTGGCCGCCGAGCACGAGAAGATCGCCGGTGGCATCGAGCGGGCCCGCGAGATCGGCGTTGTCGACGAGGTCGTCGAGCCGGCCAAGACGCGCTCGGCCCTGGCCGCCGCGATCGCCGCCGCGGAGTCCACCGGCCGGGTCCGCGGCCGGCACGGCAACATCCCGCTCTGA
- a CDS encoding beta-ketoacyl-[acyl-carrier-protein] synthase family protein, producing MSKTRVVITGLGATTPVGGDVASTWEALLAGRSGAKLLTADWVEELPVKIAAPAAVEPTEIIERVKARRLDRNAQFAVVAAREAWADSGLADVELDKTRLGVSIATGIGGLLTTLTNYDALRNGPRRVSPLAIPMLMPNSAAANVGLELGALAGVRTPVSACASSNDAIALAADQLQLGRADIVVAGGAEGSIAGLPLAAFGQMMALSRRNDEPERASRPWDADRDGFLLGEGAGILVLETYEHAVARGAKIYAELAGSGITADGHDIVQPDPAGSGAERAMLMALQEGDLAADDIVHINAHATSTPAGDVAESVAIRKALGSAADRAVATAPKSMFGHLLGAAGAVESIATVLALHHRVVPPTINLDKQDDAVELDIATEQRKLGDGDLAALNNSFGFGGHNVALAFKTV from the coding sequence ATGTCGAAGACCCGAGTCGTGATCACCGGGCTCGGAGCGACGACCCCGGTCGGGGGCGACGTCGCCAGCACCTGGGAGGCGCTGCTGGCCGGCCGGTCCGGCGCCAAGCTGCTGACCGCGGACTGGGTGGAGGAGCTGCCGGTCAAGATCGCCGCGCCGGCCGCCGTCGAGCCCACCGAGATCATCGAGCGGGTCAAGGCCCGGCGGCTGGACCGCAACGCGCAGTTCGCGGTGGTCGCCGCCCGGGAGGCCTGGGCCGACTCCGGTCTGGCCGACGTCGAGCTGGACAAGACGCGCCTCGGTGTCTCGATCGCCACCGGCATCGGCGGCCTGCTCACCACGCTGACCAACTACGACGCGCTGCGCAACGGGCCGCGCCGGGTCTCGCCGCTGGCGATCCCGATGCTGATGCCGAACTCGGCCGCCGCCAACGTCGGTCTCGAGCTCGGCGCCCTGGCCGGTGTCCGCACCCCGGTGTCGGCCTGCGCCTCCAGCAACGACGCGATCGCGCTGGCCGCCGACCAGCTGCAGCTCGGCCGCGCCGACATCGTCGTCGCCGGCGGCGCGGAGGGGTCGATCGCCGGCCTGCCGCTGGCCGCCTTCGGCCAGATGATGGCGCTGAGCCGGCGCAACGACGAGCCCGAGCGGGCCTCCCGGCCGTGGGACGCCGACCGGGACGGCTTCCTGCTCGGCGAGGGTGCCGGCATCCTGGTGCTGGAGACCTACGAGCACGCGGTCGCCCGCGGCGCCAAGATCTACGCCGAACTGGCCGGCTCGGGCATCACCGCCGACGGCCACGACATCGTGCAGCCCGACCCGGCCGGTTCCGGCGCGGAGCGGGCGATGCTGATGGCGCTGCAGGAGGGCGACCTGGCCGCCGACGACATCGTGCACATCAACGCGCACGCCACCTCGACCCCGGCCGGTGACGTCGCCGAGTCGGTGGCGATCCGCAAGGCGCTGGGAAGCGCCGCCGACCGGGCGGTCGCGACCGCGCCGAAGTCGATGTTCGGGCACCTGCTCGGCGCGGCCGGTGCGGTCGAGTCCATCGCGACCGTGCTCGCGCTGCACCACCGGGTGGTTCCGCCCACCATCAACCTGGACAAGCAGGACGACGCCGTCGAGCTCGACATCGCCACCGAGCAGCGCAAGCTGGGTGACGGGGACCTGGCCGCGCTGAACAACTCCTTCGGCTTCGGCGGCCACAACGTCGCCCTGGCCTTCAAGACGGTGTGA
- a CDS encoding acyl carrier protein, with the protein MMASTEEIRSSLAEIVNEIAGIPVEDVQLDKSFTDDLDVDSLSMVEVVVAAEEKFSVKIPDDEVKNLKTVGDAVAFIERAQNG; encoded by the coding sequence CTGATGGCCAGCACCGAAGAGATCCGCTCCAGCCTCGCCGAGATCGTCAACGAGATCGCGGGCATCCCGGTCGAGGACGTCCAGCTGGACAAGTCCTTCACCGACGACCTCGACGTCGACTCGCTCTCCATGGTGGAGGTCGTGGTGGCCGCCGAGGAGAAGTTCAGCGTGAAGATCCCCGACGACGAGGTCAAGAACCTGAAGACCGTCGGCGACGCGGTCGCGTTCATCGAGCGCGCCCAGAACGGCTGA
- a CDS encoding beta-ketoacyl-ACP synthase III, with the protein MSAPISTSTGAEHAAVLGLGSYRPRRVVPNSEILEHIDSSDEWIQTRSGIKERRWAEADETVLMMSTEAAKEALADAGVDPAQIGCVVVATVTHLYQTPAIATQIAVAVGAPTAAAFDISAACAGFCYGIALANDLVRGGSAKYVLVIGVERLSDITDRTDRGTAFIFADGAGAAVVGPSDEAGIGPVVWGSDGTQHHVISQKESWQEASGSYQWPHLTMDGNPVFRWASFEMAKTAQQALDVAGVKAEDLDLFVPHQANMRITDAMRRTLKLPDHVTVARDIERQGNTSAASVPLAISTLRENGEAKSGDLALIIGFGAGLVFAAQVIRLP; encoded by the coding sequence ATGAGCGCCCCGATCAGCACGTCCACCGGCGCCGAGCACGCCGCCGTTCTCGGGCTCGGCTCCTACCGCCCCCGCCGGGTCGTGCCGAACTCGGAGATCCTCGAGCACATCGACTCCAGCGACGAGTGGATCCAGACCCGCTCCGGGATCAAGGAGCGGCGCTGGGCCGAGGCCGACGAGACCGTGCTGATGATGTCGACCGAGGCCGCCAAGGAGGCGCTGGCCGACGCCGGCGTCGACCCGGCCCAGATCGGCTGCGTCGTCGTCGCCACCGTCACGCACCTCTACCAGACCCCCGCGATCGCGACCCAGATCGCCGTCGCGGTCGGCGCGCCGACGGCCGCCGCCTTCGACATCTCGGCCGCCTGCGCCGGCTTCTGCTACGGCATCGCGCTGGCCAACGACCTGGTCCGCGGCGGCAGCGCGAAGTACGTGCTGGTGATCGGCGTCGAGCGGCTCAGCGACATCACCGACCGGACCGACCGCGGTACGGCGTTCATCTTCGCCGACGGCGCCGGCGCGGCCGTGGTCGGCCCGTCCGACGAGGCCGGCATCGGCCCGGTCGTGTGGGGCTCGGACGGCACCCAGCACCACGTGATCAGCCAGAAGGAGTCCTGGCAGGAGGCGTCCGGCAGCTACCAGTGGCCGCACCTCACGATGGACGGCAACCCGGTGTTCCGCTGGGCGTCGTTCGAGATGGCCAAGACCGCGCAGCAGGCGCTGGACGTGGCCGGCGTGAAGGCCGAGGACCTGGACCTGTTCGTGCCGCACCAGGCGAACATGCGGATCACCGACGCGATGCGGCGCACGCTGAAGCTGCCCGACCACGTCACGGTGGCCCGCGACATCGAGCGGCAGGGCAACACCTCGGCCGCCTCCGTCCCGCTCGCGATCAGTACGCTGCGCGAGAACGGCGAGGCGAAAAGCGGCGACCTGGCCCTGATCATCGGCTTCGGCGCGGGCCTGGTCTTCGCCGCCCAGGTGATTCGCCTGCCGTGA
- a CDS encoding acyltransferase domain-containing protein: MLVIVAPGQGAQAPGFLEPWLEDPVFENRLHWLSAVAGLDLAHYGTKADADTIRDTAIAQPLLVASSMLAALAVFPHPGDAFTKMGALAGHSVGEIAAAVGAGVISAEQAMVLVRERGKAMAAAAAQTATSMTAVLGGDRDEILAKLEQYGLTAANDNGPGQIVAAGTVEELAALAADPPAKTRLVPLSVAGAFHTKHMEPAVRTLAGYARSITTHDPRSRLISNRDGQIVHDGRDVLQRLVQQVNAPVRWDLCMQTMADLQVTGILEMTPAGTLTGIAKRVLKGVETFALKTPDQLDDARAFVDKHGSPSEIDASPTWRLLVAPMKGTFTRESQVTREPGDTVEAGEVVATVKSLRDELEVRAPHGGIVVEWLVEEGDPVAPGQPLVRLHPSAVN; encoded by the coding sequence GTGCTCGTCATCGTCGCGCCCGGACAGGGCGCCCAAGCCCCAGGATTCCTCGAGCCGTGGCTGGAGGATCCCGTCTTCGAGAACCGGCTGCACTGGCTGTCCGCGGTGGCCGGTCTCGACCTCGCCCACTACGGCACCAAGGCCGACGCGGACACCATCCGCGACACCGCGATCGCCCAGCCGCTGCTGGTAGCCTCCAGCATGCTGGCCGCGCTGGCGGTGTTCCCGCACCCCGGCGACGCGTTCACCAAGATGGGCGCGCTGGCCGGCCACAGCGTCGGCGAGATCGCCGCGGCCGTCGGCGCCGGCGTGATCAGCGCCGAGCAGGCGATGGTCCTGGTCCGCGAGCGCGGCAAGGCGATGGCCGCCGCGGCCGCACAGACCGCGACCTCGATGACCGCGGTGCTCGGCGGCGACCGGGACGAGATCCTGGCCAAGCTCGAGCAGTACGGGCTGACCGCCGCCAACGACAACGGCCCCGGCCAGATCGTTGCCGCCGGCACGGTCGAGGAGCTGGCCGCGCTGGCCGCCGACCCGCCCGCGAAGACCCGGCTGGTACCGCTCTCGGTGGCCGGTGCGTTCCACACCAAGCACATGGAGCCCGCCGTCCGGACGCTGGCCGGCTACGCCCGCTCGATCACCACGCACGACCCGCGCAGCCGGCTGATCTCGAACCGGGACGGCCAGATCGTGCACGACGGCCGCGACGTGCTGCAGCGGCTCGTGCAGCAGGTCAACGCGCCGGTCCGCTGGGACCTGTGCATGCAGACGATGGCCGACCTGCAGGTCACCGGCATCCTGGAGATGACCCCGGCCGGCACCCTGACCGGGATCGCCAAGCGCGTGCTCAAAGGCGTCGAGACGTTCGCCCTGAAGACGCCGGACCAGCTGGACGACGCCCGCGCGTTCGTCGACAAGCACGGCAGCCCCTCGGAGATCGACGCCTCGCCGACCTGGCGGCTGCTGGTCGCGCCGATGAAGGGCACGTTCACCCGCGAGTCCCAGGTCACCCGTGAACCGGGTGACACCGTAGAAGCCGGTGAGGTGGTGGCGACCGTGAAGAGTCTGCGCGACGAGCTGGAGGTGCGCGCCCCGCACGGCGGCATCGTGGTGGAGTGGCTGGTCGAGGAAGGTGACCCGGTCGCGCCGGGGCAGCCCCTGGTCCGCCTGCACCCGAGCGCGGTGAACTGA
- a CDS encoding PucR family transcriptional regulator, whose product MAKGERNAHAARAERLQNATGALSTAAITAMDEKLPWFGKLSAQDRSWIGLVAQSGITAFVDWFRDPEAHSSMPTRMFGSAPREFTRVISLHQTVDLVRTTIEMIENTIGDLLPPADVPVVREAMQRYAREVAFAAATVYAQAAEMRGAWDARLEALVVDSVIRGEADESVRSRASALGWTGTAVSGAGGSSEVAVVVGRAQPAESGTANVADAVRHAAREAGADALCAMQGDRLVVVLGGTSKPVEIVQKLERWFGPGPIVVGPVVPDLMAAVTSARAAVAGLRAAPAWPGAPRPVQADELLPERSLSGDGHARRQLATEVYGPLTMGDGVLLDTVAAYLDSGGSIEATARVMFIHPNTVRYRLKRVGDLTGYAPGNPRDAFTLRVALALGRLLNPEPGAHVL is encoded by the coding sequence GTGGCGAAGGGTGAGCGGAACGCGCACGCGGCACGCGCCGAGCGGCTGCAGAACGCGACCGGCGCCCTGTCGACGGCGGCGATCACGGCGATGGACGAGAAGCTGCCCTGGTTCGGCAAGCTGTCGGCGCAGGACCGGTCCTGGATCGGGCTGGTGGCGCAGTCCGGCATCACCGCGTTCGTCGACTGGTTCCGCGACCCCGAGGCGCACTCGTCGATGCCGACCCGGATGTTCGGCTCGGCGCCGCGGGAGTTCACCCGGGTGATCAGCCTGCACCAGACCGTCGACCTGGTCCGGACCACGATCGAGATGATCGAGAACACCATCGGCGACCTGCTGCCGCCCGCCGACGTACCGGTGGTCCGGGAGGCGATGCAGCGCTACGCCCGCGAGGTGGCGTTCGCGGCGGCCACGGTCTACGCGCAGGCGGCCGAGATGCGCGGCGCGTGGGACGCCCGGCTGGAGGCCCTGGTGGTCGACTCGGTGATCCGCGGCGAGGCGGACGAGTCGGTCCGCTCCCGCGCCTCGGCGCTGGGCTGGACCGGTACGGCGGTGTCGGGCGCGGGAGGTTCGTCGGAGGTCGCGGTGGTGGTCGGCCGGGCCCAGCCGGCCGAGTCCGGGACGGCGAACGTGGCCGACGCGGTCCGGCACGCGGCCCGGGAAGCCGGGGCGGACGCACTCTGCGCGATGCAGGGCGACCGGCTGGTGGTGGTACTCGGGGGTACGAGCAAACCTGTCGAGATCGTACAAAAGCTGGAGCGCTGGTTCGGACCGGGACCGATCGTCGTCGGACCGGTGGTGCCGGACCTGATGGCCGCGGTCACCTCGGCCCGGGCAGCGGTCGCCGGACTGCGTGCCGCGCCCGCCTGGCCCGGTGCGCCGCGCCCGGTGCAGGCCGACGAACTGCTGCCCGAGCGGTCCCTGTCGGGTGACGGTCACGCTCGCCGGCAACTGGCCACCGAGGTGTACGGCCCGCTCACGATGGGCGACGGAGTGCTGCTCGACACGGTCGCGGCGTACCTGGACTCGGGAGGTTCGATCGAGGCCACGGCCCGGGTGATGTTCATCCATCCCAACACCGTCCGGTACCGGCTGAAGCGGGTCGGCGACCTGACCGGCTACGCGCCGGGCAACCCCCGCGACGCTTTCACACTTCGTGTCGCACTGGCCCTGGGTCGCCTGCTCAACCCGGAACCGGGTGCGCACGTTTTGTAG
- a CDS encoding PHP domain-containing protein, with product MSDKAGVVAAVEALRAIGYYLERDRQPTHRVKAYRRAADTIEALPAAEVRARRRAGTLTELPGIGPKTEAVIVEAMDGATPAYLVKLEQGAEDLTKAGTALRSALKADLHLHSDWSDGGSPIEEMARTAARLGHRYMALTDHSPRLTVANGLSRERRLQQLDVVAELNKKLADELDGFTILNGIEVDILDDGSLDCDTEILARLDLVVASVHSKLRMASEPMTERMVRAIANPHVDVLGHCTGRLVTGGRGTRPESDFDAEVVFEACRQFGTAVEINSRPERLDPPKRLLTLAVETGCQFSIDTDAHAPGQLDWQVYGCERAEECGVDPDSVINTWDQQALLDWTNS from the coding sequence ATGAGCGACAAGGCTGGGGTGGTGGCGGCGGTCGAGGCGTTGCGGGCGATCGGGTACTACCTGGAGCGCGACCGGCAGCCGACCCACCGGGTGAAGGCGTACCGGCGGGCGGCGGACACGATCGAGGCGTTGCCCGCGGCCGAGGTCCGGGCCCGGCGCCGGGCCGGCACGCTGACCGAGCTGCCGGGTATCGGGCCGAAGACCGAGGCGGTGATCGTCGAGGCGATGGACGGCGCCACCCCGGCGTACCTGGTGAAGCTGGAGCAGGGCGCCGAGGACCTGACGAAGGCCGGTACGGCGCTGCGGTCGGCGCTGAAGGCCGATCTGCACCTGCACTCCGACTGGTCCGACGGCGGCAGCCCGATCGAGGAGATGGCCCGGACGGCGGCCCGGCTCGGGCACCGCTACATGGCACTGACCGACCACTCGCCCCGGCTGACGGTGGCCAACGGCCTGTCCCGGGAGCGCCGGCTGCAGCAGCTCGACGTCGTTGCCGAGCTCAACAAGAAGCTGGCCGACGAGCTGGACGGCTTCACCATCCTGAACGGCATCGAGGTCGACATCCTGGACGACGGGTCGCTGGACTGCGACACCGAGATCCTGGCCCGGCTCGACCTCGTCGTCGCCAGCGTGCACTCCAAGCTGCGGATGGCCTCGGAGCCGATGACCGAGCGGATGGTCCGTGCGATCGCCAACCCGCACGTCGACGTGCTCGGCCACTGCACGGGCCGGCTGGTCACCGGCGGCCGCGGCACCCGGCCGGAGTCCGACTTCGACGCCGAGGTGGTGTTCGAGGCCTGCCGCCAGTTCGGCACCGCGGTGGAGATCAACTCCCGCCCCGAACGCCTCGACCCACCCAAGCGCCTGCTGACCCTGGCGGTCGAGACCGGCTGCCAGTTCTCGATCGACACCGACGCGCATGCCCCCGGCCAGCTCGACTGGCAGGTCTACGGCTGCGAACGCGCCGAGGAGTGCGGCGTCGACCCCGACTCGGTGATCAACACCTGGGACCAGCAGGCCCTGCTGGACTGGACCAACTCCTAG
- a CDS encoding pirin family protein — MTARVDPYDGPGERGMLVPPHPHTSLQTVSWLFAGEIEHRDSAGSHAMVRPGELNIMTSGPGIAHSEVTLPSAPPLLHGAQLWVALPDAERNTVTPAFSAYADLPVLDLDGARGTVMVGTVGGVTSPAPAYTPLVGADLLLEPGRTVTVPLTPEFEYAVLVVDGSLRVGDLTPAFGEMAYFGTGRDAIELAASSGGARCLLLGGEPFDEQLVMWWNFIGRSHEEVVAARTEWMASIEAGGSDRFPAVAGYVGDPLPAPPLPGTRLKPRPRAR, encoded by the coding sequence CTGACCGCGCGCGTCGACCCGTACGACGGGCCGGGGGAGCGCGGCATGCTGGTGCCACCCCATCCGCACACCAGCCTGCAGACCGTGAGCTGGTTGTTCGCCGGCGAGATCGAGCACCGCGACTCGGCCGGATCGCACGCGATGGTCCGGCCCGGCGAGCTGAACATCATGACCTCGGGGCCGGGCATCGCCCACTCGGAGGTGACGCTGCCGTCGGCACCGCCGCTGCTGCACGGCGCCCAGCTCTGGGTCGCGCTGCCCGACGCGGAGCGGAACACGGTGACGCCGGCCTTCAGTGCGTACGCCGACCTGCCGGTGCTCGACCTCGACGGCGCCCGCGGGACCGTGATGGTCGGCACCGTCGGCGGCGTCACCTCACCCGCGCCCGCCTACACCCCGCTGGTCGGCGCGGACCTGCTGCTCGAACCCGGCCGGACCGTCACGGTTCCGCTCACGCCGGAGTTCGAGTACGCCGTCCTGGTGGTCGACGGGTCGCTGCGCGTCGGTGACCTCACTCCGGCGTTCGGGGAGATGGCGTACTTCGGGACCGGCCGGGACGCGATCGAGCTGGCGGCGTCGTCCGGGGGAGCGCGCTGCCTGCTGCTCGGCGGCGAGCCGTTCGACGAGCAGCTGGTGATGTGGTGGAACTTCATCGGGCGCTCGCACGAGGAAGTGGTGGCCGCGCGCACCGAGTGGATGGCGTCGATCGAGGCCGGCGGCTCGGACCGGTTCCCGGCCGTGGCCGGCTACGTCGGTGACCCGCTGCCGGCCCCACCGCTGCCCGGAACCCGGCTGAAACCGCGGCCTCGGGCGCGCTGA
- a CDS encoding MarR family winged helix-turn-helix transcriptional regulator — translation MPARDSIDRHIAYWRAEVPGLDPDVEGVVTRMQMLVRHLQRRRTEALGELGLLSWEYDILWQLRAAGPPYQVTPTALAIALDTHPATLTHRLDRLTRAGLVERARDRADRRSVVVVLTDQGHRAWESAIGSQADAEGLLLAPLSESERRTLVRLLRKVVLASEKDGTELMVVPRSVQRPEH, via the coding sequence ATGCCGGCCCGGGACTCGATCGACCGCCACATCGCCTACTGGCGCGCGGAGGTGCCCGGCCTCGATCCCGACGTCGAAGGTGTCGTCACCCGGATGCAGATGCTGGTCCGGCACCTGCAGCGCCGGCGCACCGAGGCCCTCGGCGAACTGGGACTGCTCAGCTGGGAGTACGACATCCTCTGGCAGTTGCGCGCCGCCGGACCGCCGTACCAGGTGACGCCGACCGCTCTGGCCATCGCACTGGACACGCATCCGGCCACGCTGACCCACCGACTCGACCGACTGACCAGGGCCGGCCTGGTCGAACGGGCCCGGGACCGGGCCGACCGCCGCAGCGTGGTCGTGGTGCTCACCGACCAGGGACACCGGGCCTGGGAATCCGCAATCGGCTCGCAGGCAGACGCGGAGGGACTGCTGCTCGCCCCACTGTCCGAAAGCGAACGTCGAACTCTGGTCCGGCTGCTCCGCAAGGTGGTACTGGCAAGCGAGAAGGACGGCACGGAGCTGATGGTCGTCCCGCGATCGGTCCAGCGCCCGGAGCACTGA
- a CDS encoding alpha/beta hydrolase-fold protein encodes MDVTGFELAGRLDQQVIDSALLRGNPLGDPHRRPVWVYLPPGYDGSEQRYPVTYVLLGFGGTLPLWRNRMPFRRPVPELIDRIFARGEAPPMILVFVDAMTKYGGSQYVDSAGTGRYHSYLCDEVVNWVDTRYRTIADRRHRAIAGKSSGGLGAMITPMLRPDLFGALATHSGDALSEAQYIPHFLHAVRHLRAYDGDIFRWWHDFSTRVAFTKPEDERLLELLGVSACFSPGPDGTPELPFDPHTGQLRADVWERWLRWDPVRMAPAHASTLRSLRAIWIDAGTSDEWFLDLGAEALHRSLRVAGVSDERMHFELFDGGHRAVEYRQPLALAWLAHQLSA; translated from the coding sequence ATGGATGTGACCGGTTTCGAGCTCGCCGGACGACTGGACCAGCAAGTGATCGACAGTGCCCTGCTGCGTGGCAACCCGCTCGGTGATCCGCACCGCCGCCCGGTGTGGGTCTACCTGCCGCCGGGCTACGACGGGTCGGAGCAGCGCTACCCGGTCACGTACGTGCTGCTGGGCTTCGGTGGCACCTTGCCGCTGTGGCGCAACCGGATGCCGTTCCGGCGCCCGGTGCCCGAACTGATCGACCGGATCTTCGCGCGGGGCGAGGCACCACCGATGATCCTGGTGTTCGTCGACGCGATGACGAAGTACGGAGGCAGCCAGTACGTCGACTCGGCCGGCACCGGGCGGTACCACTCGTACCTGTGCGACGAGGTGGTGAACTGGGTCGACACCCGCTACCGGACGATCGCCGACCGGCGGCACCGGGCGATCGCCGGGAAGTCCAGTGGCGGGCTGGGCGCGATGATCACGCCGATGCTCCGACCGGATCTGTTCGGTGCGCTGGCCACCCACTCCGGCGATGCGTTGTCCGAGGCGCAGTACATCCCGCACTTCCTGCACGCGGTGCGGCACCTGCGAGCCTACGACGGCGACATCTTCCGCTGGTGGCACGACTTCAGTACCAGGGTGGCTTTCACCAAGCCCGAGGACGAGCGCCTGCTCGAGCTGCTCGGGGTGTCGGCGTGCTTCTCACCCGGACCTGACGGAACTCCGGAACTTCCCTTCGACCCCCACACGGGGCAGTTGCGTGCGGACGTCTGGGAGCGGTGGCTGCGCTGGGACCCGGTCCGGATGGCACCGGCTCATGCTTCGACGCTTCGCTCGCTCCGAGCGATCTGGATCGATGCCGGCACCAGCGACGAGTGGTTTCTCGACCTCGGTGCCGAAGCGCTCCACCGGAGCCTGCGAGTGGCCGGCGTCAGCGACGAACGCATGCATTTCGAACTGTTCGACGGCGGGCATCGCGCCGTCGAGTACCGTCAGCCGCTGGCGCTCGCTTGGCTGGCGCATCAACTGTCTGCTTAG